One genomic region from Mycobacterium basiliense encodes:
- a CDS encoding type I polyketide synthase, with protein MTASINGEADLRHWLVDYLVTNIGCTPDEVDPNLSLADLGVSSRDAVVLSGELTELLGKTVSPIDFWEHPTINALAAYLTAPQPDPGSEAAVARGARNSLEEPIAVIGMGCRFPGGISGPDELWQFLCDRRSSIGQVPDERWDLFDDGSPAVKALLARTTRWGSFLPDIDAFDAEFFEISTSEADKMDPQQRLLLEVAWEALEQAGIPPSSLRRSQTGVFAGSCLSEYGAIASTDLTQVDGWSNTGGAMSIIANRLSYFLDLRGPSVAVDTACSSSLVAIHLACQSLRTQDANLAIAAGVNLLLSPAVFRGFDQVGALSPTGNCRAFDAAADGFVRGEGAGVVVLKRLTDAQRDGDRVLAVICGSAINQDGRSNGLMAPNPAAQMAVLRAAYTNAGMQPNEVDYVEAHGTGTLLGDPIEARALGTVLGRGRLEDSPLLLGAVKTNLGHTEAAAGIAGFIKTVLAVQHGQIPPNQRFESPNPHIPFADLRMKVVDELTDWPDTGHPRRAGVSSFGFGGTNAHVVIEQGQEVPPTAQEHPSPAVSTLVVAGKTAPRVAATADVLADWMEGAGANVPLADVAHTVNHHRSRQTKFGTVVARDRAEAVAGLRALAAGQRAPGVVNPHDGATGPGTVFVYSGRGSQWVGMGRQLLADEPAFAAALAELEPVFVEQAGFSLRDVIAGGQELVGIEQIQLGLIGMQLTLTQLWRSYGVQPDLVIGHSMGEVAAAVVAGALTPAEGLRVTATRSRLMAPLSGQGGMALLELDAAATQALIADYPQVTLGIYNSPRQTVIAGPAGQIDELITRVRAKDRFASRVNIEVAPHNPAMDALQPQMRAELADLTPRTPTIPIISTTYQDFSTQPLFDAEHWATNMRNPVHFQQAIAAAGIDHHTFIEISAHPLLTQAITDTLLSAQHGTRYTSIGTLQRDTDDTVTFRTNLNAVHTTHPPHTPHPPEPHPPIPTTPWQHTRHWISPTRPVNMVGSAPRPGTLLGQHTAVLSSPPANLWQARLAPDAKPYPGRYRFHGVELVPASVVLHTLLCAAAELGYSTLTRVRFEQPVFIDQPRLIQVVAGNHSISLASSPAGEADAQRWTRHVTAQLSAASGVPAASGDPHLANGHHNGRSENGHSEPTPDAVPDLAARFAAHGVDGLPFSWSVYSWTPTATGLRAAIELPEALPEGSTAPLLDAAVHVAALADVDDSRLYVPASIERVWLSDAVTAPRGSVILNRIADDGDELTVDLTVAGPNKMPCLSMRSLRYRALDFSEGQPAAPIALSPSDARDFVHTIEWQPRTDRSDAKAHPVAGLRPVAIIGNAGAALRPRLEEAGYPPAAPSEASYLLYVTDADPAGPNETDVDFAVRVSAEISDLVRTLAARDADKPAALWIITRGVHESVTESALRQSFLWGFAGVIAAEHPELWGGLVDLADHDDIEGMGPALAGLLQNPSKSILVLREGMVLAPTLAPVRGNPVRKSLQCRPDAAYLITGGMGALGLLMADWLVSCGARRLVLTGRTPLPPRRDWELDSLDAGLRQKIDGIRALEMRGVTVEAVTVDVGRGDDMQALVAKRDRDGAAPIRGIIHAAGVTNDQLVTQLTDDAVAQVMWPKIAGSRVISQAFPPGSVDFLFLTASAAGIFGIPGQGSYAAANSYLDALARTRRQQGCHTMSLDWVAWRGLGFAVDAQIVSDELERMGSRAITPDEAFTAWEHVQGYDIAQAVVVPVPSPGGADGSTLGEAYLIPAHDWSQMSATDVRDELQNGLRSIIAAELRVPENDLDIDRPFAEMGLNSLMAMAIRREAEQFVGIELSATMLFNHPTVAALARYLAKRVAPQDSPEEDAMTALSSSAGSILDSLFDRIESASTEAEGSA; from the coding sequence ATGACGGCCAGCATCAACGGCGAAGCTGACCTTCGCCACTGGCTTGTCGACTACCTGGTCACAAACATCGGCTGCACGCCCGACGAAGTGGATCCCAATCTCTCGTTGGCCGACCTCGGGGTGAGTTCGCGTGACGCCGTCGTGCTCTCTGGGGAACTGACGGAGTTGCTGGGCAAAACGGTGTCCCCGATCGACTTCTGGGAACACCCGACGATCAATGCGCTTGCCGCCTACCTCACCGCGCCGCAGCCCGACCCCGGATCGGAGGCCGCGGTAGCGCGTGGGGCCCGCAATTCACTCGAGGAGCCGATAGCCGTCATCGGGATGGGATGTCGGTTCCCGGGAGGGATATCCGGACCCGACGAACTCTGGCAGTTCCTCTGTGACCGGCGTTCCTCGATTGGGCAGGTCCCCGACGAACGGTGGGACCTGTTCGACGACGGCTCGCCCGCGGTGAAGGCATTACTGGCCCGCACCACCCGGTGGGGCTCCTTCCTCCCCGACATCGACGCCTTCGATGCGGAATTCTTCGAAATCTCCACCAGCGAAGCGGACAAAATGGACCCCCAGCAACGCCTGTTGCTGGAAGTGGCCTGGGAAGCGTTGGAACAAGCCGGAATACCGCCCAGCTCGCTGCGACGCTCCCAGACCGGGGTGTTCGCCGGGTCATGCCTGAGCGAATACGGCGCCATCGCTTCCACCGACCTCACCCAGGTGGATGGCTGGAGCAATACCGGCGGCGCGATGAGCATCATCGCCAACCGCCTCTCATATTTTCTTGACCTGCGCGGCCCCTCCGTGGCGGTGGATACTGCCTGCTCCTCATCACTGGTGGCGATCCATCTCGCCTGCCAGAGCCTGCGTACCCAGGACGCCAACCTGGCGATCGCGGCCGGCGTGAATTTGTTGTTGTCCCCTGCCGTATTCCGCGGGTTCGACCAGGTGGGTGCGTTGTCACCGACCGGCAACTGCCGCGCATTCGATGCCGCCGCCGACGGATTCGTCCGCGGTGAAGGCGCCGGCGTGGTGGTCCTCAAGCGATTGACCGATGCACAACGCGACGGCGATCGGGTGCTGGCGGTGATCTGCGGCTCAGCCATCAACCAAGACGGTCGTTCCAACGGCCTGATGGCACCGAACCCGGCGGCCCAAATGGCCGTTCTCCGCGCCGCCTATACCAACGCGGGAATGCAACCCAACGAGGTCGACTACGTCGAGGCCCACGGGACCGGAACTTTGTTGGGCGACCCAATCGAAGCGCGTGCCCTCGGCACGGTGCTGGGCCGCGGACGTCTCGAGGACTCTCCCCTGCTGCTCGGCGCCGTCAAGACCAATCTCGGTCACACGGAGGCGGCCGCTGGCATCGCCGGCTTCATCAAGACCGTGCTTGCGGTCCAACACGGCCAGATCCCACCGAACCAGCGCTTCGAGAGTCCGAACCCGCATATCCCCTTCGCCGACCTACGGATGAAAGTCGTTGACGAACTGACCGATTGGCCGGACACGGGGCATCCGCGTCGGGCCGGTGTGTCGTCATTTGGATTCGGTGGCACCAACGCCCACGTGGTGATCGAGCAGGGACAAGAGGTGCCGCCGACGGCCCAGGAGCACCCGAGCCCGGCGGTGTCCACGCTCGTAGTAGCGGGTAAGACCGCACCGCGAGTGGCGGCGACCGCGGACGTGCTGGCCGACTGGATGGAGGGCGCGGGCGCCAACGTGCCACTGGCCGATGTGGCCCACACGGTCAATCATCACCGCTCACGACAGACCAAATTTGGCACCGTGGTGGCGCGGGACCGCGCCGAGGCAGTGGCTGGATTGCGCGCGTTGGCCGCTGGGCAGCGCGCCCCCGGCGTAGTCAATCCACACGACGGCGCGACCGGGCCGGGCACGGTGTTCGTCTACTCCGGGCGTGGATCGCAGTGGGTTGGGATGGGCCGTCAACTGTTGGCCGACGAGCCGGCTTTCGCCGCTGCGCTCGCCGAACTGGAACCGGTGTTTGTCGAGCAGGCCGGTTTCTCGCTGCGGGACGTCATCGCCGGCGGCCAGGAGCTGGTCGGCATCGAGCAGATCCAGCTCGGACTCATCGGTATGCAGCTGACGTTGACCCAGCTGTGGCGCTCCTACGGCGTGCAGCCCGACCTGGTGATTGGCCATTCGATGGGCGAGGTGGCCGCCGCCGTGGTCGCCGGGGCGCTGACCCCGGCCGAAGGGTTGCGGGTGACCGCCACCCGTTCCCGACTGATGGCGCCGTTGTCCGGCCAAGGAGGCATGGCCCTGCTCGAACTGGACGCGGCCGCGACGCAGGCGTTGATCGCCGACTACCCGCAAGTCACGCTGGGGATTTACAACTCCCCGCGGCAAACCGTCATCGCCGGTCCCGCCGGCCAGATCGATGAGTTGATCACCCGGGTCCGGGCGAAGGACCGCTTCGCGAGTCGGGTCAATATCGAAGTGGCCCCGCACAATCCGGCCATGGACGCGCTGCAGCCCCAGATGCGTGCGGAGCTGGCCGATCTCACCCCACGGACCCCGACCATTCCGATCATCTCGACCACCTACCAGGACTTCAGCACCCAGCCACTGTTCGACGCCGAGCACTGGGCCACCAACATGCGCAACCCGGTGCATTTCCAGCAAGCCATCGCCGCGGCCGGCATCGACCACCACACCTTCATCGAAATCAGCGCCCACCCACTGCTGACCCAGGCCATCACCGATACCTTGCTCAGCGCGCAGCACGGAACCCGATACACCAGCATCGGGACCCTGCAACGCGACACCGACGACACCGTCACCTTCCGCACCAATCTGAACGCCGTCCACACCACCCATCCACCGCACACCCCCCATCCGCCCGAGCCGCACCCACCCATTCCGACGACCCCGTGGCAACACACCCGCCATTGGATCTCCCCAACACGTCCGGTCAATATGGTGGGATCGGCGCCCCGGCCGGGCACGCTGCTCGGCCAACACACCGCGGTGCTATCGAGCCCGCCGGCGAACCTCTGGCAAGCGAGGCTGGCACCGGACGCCAAGCCGTACCCGGGGCGGTACCGATTCCACGGGGTCGAGTTGGTCCCGGCTTCCGTCGTGCTGCACACCCTCCTGTGTGCGGCAGCCGAATTGGGCTACTCCACGCTGACCAGAGTCCGCTTCGAGCAACCCGTATTCATCGACCAGCCACGCCTGATCCAGGTCGTCGCCGGCAATCACTCGATCAGCCTGGCCTCCAGCCCGGCCGGTGAAGCCGACGCACAACGCTGGACGCGCCACGTGACCGCGCAACTCTCGGCCGCATCGGGCGTCCCGGCCGCGTCCGGCGACCCCCATCTGGCCAACGGCCACCACAACGGTCGCAGCGAGAACGGCCACAGCGAACCGACGCCGGACGCCGTTCCCGACCTGGCCGCGCGCTTCGCCGCGCATGGCGTCGATGGCCTGCCGTTCAGCTGGTCTGTGTATTCGTGGACGCCGACGGCAACCGGTCTCAGGGCTGCGATCGAACTGCCCGAAGCGTTGCCGGAAGGTTCGACCGCACCACTGCTGGACGCCGCGGTTCACGTCGCAGCGCTGGCGGACGTGGACGATTCACGGCTCTACGTGCCGGCAAGCATCGAGCGGGTATGGCTCAGCGACGCCGTCACCGCGCCGCGCGGGTCGGTGATCCTGAACCGCATCGCTGACGACGGTGACGAACTCACGGTCGATCTCACCGTCGCCGGGCCCAACAAAATGCCCTGTCTATCGATGCGCTCACTACGGTATCGAGCGCTGGACTTCAGCGAGGGCCAGCCGGCCGCACCGATCGCCCTATCACCTTCCGATGCCAGAGATTTCGTGCACACAATCGAATGGCAACCAAGGACCGATCGAAGCGATGCGAAGGCGCACCCGGTCGCCGGTTTGCGACCCGTCGCAATAATCGGCAATGCCGGCGCCGCGCTGCGACCACGCCTCGAGGAGGCCGGCTATCCACCGGCAGCGCCGTCGGAGGCCAGTTACCTGCTCTACGTCACCGACGCCGACCCGGCGGGCCCCAACGAGACCGACGTCGACTTCGCGGTGCGAGTGTCCGCCGAAATCAGCGACTTGGTCCGGACGTTGGCGGCGAGGGACGCTGACAAGCCGGCCGCGTTGTGGATCATCACCCGCGGAGTGCACGAATCCGTGACGGAGTCAGCGCTGCGCCAGAGCTTCCTGTGGGGCTTCGCCGGCGTCATCGCCGCTGAGCATCCTGAGCTCTGGGGCGGCCTGGTCGACCTCGCAGACCACGACGACATCGAGGGTATGGGACCGGCACTTGCCGGTCTGCTGCAAAACCCGAGCAAGTCCATCCTGGTCCTGCGAGAGGGCATGGTGCTGGCACCAACGTTGGCGCCGGTACGGGGCAATCCGGTGCGAAAGTCTTTGCAGTGCAGGCCAGATGCTGCCTACCTCATTACCGGCGGTATGGGGGCGCTGGGTCTGTTGATGGCGGATTGGCTCGTCAGTTGCGGTGCTCGCCGATTGGTGTTGACCGGCCGCACACCGTTGCCGCCAAGGCGGGATTGGGAGCTCGACAGCCTCGACGCCGGGCTGCGTCAGAAGATCGACGGTATCCGAGCCCTCGAAATGCGTGGTGTGACGGTCGAGGCCGTCACTGTCGACGTCGGCCGCGGTGACGATATGCAAGCCTTGGTGGCCAAGCGCGATCGTGATGGCGCTGCGCCGATCCGCGGCATCATCCACGCGGCGGGGGTCACCAACGATCAACTGGTAACGCAGTTGACCGACGATGCGGTGGCACAAGTGATGTGGCCCAAGATCGCCGGCAGCCGGGTGATCAGCCAGGCGTTTCCGCCCGGCAGCGTCGACTTCTTGTTCTTAACCGCTTCGGCCGCAGGGATATTCGGTATCCCCGGGCAAGGATCGTATGCGGCCGCCAATTCTTACCTGGACGCACTGGCGCGGACGCGCCGCCAGCAGGGTTGCCACACCATGAGTCTGGACTGGGTGGCCTGGCGCGGACTTGGATTTGCCGTCGATGCGCAGATCGTCAGCGACGAGCTGGAGCGCATGGGTTCGCGGGCCATCACGCCGGACGAGGCCTTCACCGCTTGGGAACACGTTCAGGGCTACGACATTGCCCAAGCGGTCGTGGTTCCGGTGCCGTCACCCGGCGGCGCGGACGGATCGACGCTCGGTGAGGCATACCTGATACCGGCACATGACTGGTCGCAGATGTCGGCCACGGATGTGCGCGATGAGCTGCAGAACGGGTTGCGCAGCATCATCGCCGCCGAACTCCGGGTACCGGAGAACGACCTGGATATCGACCGGCCGTTCGCCGAGATGGGGCTCAATTCGCTTATGGCGATGGCTATTCGGCGTGAAGCCGAGCAATTCGTCGGAATAGAACTGTCGGCCACCATGCTGTTCAACCATCCGACGGTTGCGGCCCTGGCCCGGTATCTCGCCAAGCGCGTTGCGCCCCAGGACAGCCCCGAGGAAGATGCGATGACCGCGCTGTCGTCCTCGGCCGGAAGCATCTTGGACAGCCTGTTTGACCGGATCGAATCGGCTTCGACAGAGGCCGAGGGATCGGCGTAA
- the fadD26 gene encoding long-chain-fatty-acid--AMP ligase FAAL26/FadD26, translated as MPVSDRSIPSLLQERARQQSDTAAFTYIDYGLDPTGFAESLTWSQVYRRACIIAEELKLCGVQGDRVAILAPQGLEYVIAFLGALQAGFIAVPLSTPQYGIHDERVSAVLRDSQPVAILTTSSVVGDVTKYACSHNGQPAPLVIEVDLLDLHSPQPLQPLQPLAQPATGAAYLQYTSGSTRTPAGVIVSHENVIANVTQSLYGYFGGPEKIPGDMSVVSWLPLFHDMGLILGICAPLVADRSATLLSPMSFLRRPARWMQLLASSGRCFSAAPNFAFELAVRRTSDEDMAGLDLSNVCGIVSGSERIHVATVKRFTEHFARYHLSPAAVRPSYGLAEATLYVAAPEAGTAPKTVRFDYEHLTAGQARPCGAEGSVGTELISYGSPDPSAVRIVDPETMIENPPGTVGEIWAHGEHVAMGYWRKPDQSARTFNARLVNPAPGTPEGPWLRTGDLGVMSNGELFIMGRIKDLLIVDGRNHYPDDIEATIQEITGGRVAAIAVPDDITEQLVAIIELKRRGASAEDAMLKLRSVKREITSAISKSHSLRVADLVLVSPGSIPITTSGKIRRSACVERYRSDGFKRLDVTV; from the coding sequence ATGCCGGTGAGCGACCGTTCGATACCCTCTTTGCTACAGGAGCGCGCCAGACAGCAGTCCGACACCGCAGCCTTTACCTACATCGACTATGGATTGGATCCTACGGGGTTTGCTGAGAGCTTGACATGGTCGCAGGTTTACAGGCGCGCTTGCATCATCGCTGAAGAGCTCAAACTATGCGGCGTCCAGGGTGATCGAGTGGCAATTCTGGCACCGCAGGGGCTGGAATATGTCATCGCATTTCTCGGTGCACTACAGGCCGGATTCATTGCGGTTCCTCTTTCGACTCCACAATATGGAATTCACGACGAACGCGTGTCCGCGGTGTTACGGGATTCCCAACCCGTTGCCATTCTCACGACCTCGTCTGTGGTAGGCGACGTAACGAAATACGCGTGCTCACACAACGGCCAGCCCGCCCCGTTGGTCATTGAGGTCGATCTGCTTGATCTGCACTCGCCGCAACCGCTGCAGCCGCTGCAGCCGCTTGCGCAGCCGGCGACCGGCGCAGCATATCTGCAGTACACGTCCGGGTCGACACGCACACCGGCCGGCGTCATCGTGTCGCATGAGAACGTCATTGCCAACGTGACGCAGAGCCTCTACGGGTACTTTGGGGGCCCCGAAAAGATTCCGGGCGACATGTCGGTCGTGTCGTGGCTGCCCCTATTCCACGACATGGGCCTCATTCTCGGAATTTGCGCCCCCCTGGTGGCTGATCGAAGCGCAACATTGCTTAGCCCGATGTCGTTTCTGCGCCGTCCCGCCCGGTGGATGCAATTGTTGGCCAGCAGCGGGCGTTGCTTTTCCGCGGCACCCAATTTCGCATTCGAATTGGCCGTGCGCAGGACCTCCGATGAAGACATGGCCGGACTCGACCTCAGCAACGTCTGCGGAATCGTCAGTGGCAGCGAGCGAATCCATGTGGCCACGGTGAAGCGCTTCACCGAGCATTTTGCTCGCTACCATCTCAGCCCCGCGGCGGTGCGCCCGTCCTATGGGCTGGCGGAAGCGACCCTCTACGTTGCGGCGCCCGAAGCCGGAACCGCCCCCAAGACGGTCCGTTTCGACTACGAGCACCTGACCGCCGGTCAGGCCCGGCCTTGCGGGGCCGAGGGGTCAGTCGGTACCGAACTCATCAGCTACGGCTCTCCGGACCCATCTGCCGTGCGAATCGTCGACCCGGAGACCATGATCGAGAACCCACCGGGCACGGTCGGCGAGATTTGGGCGCATGGCGAGCACGTGGCCATGGGTTACTGGCGCAAGCCCGACCAGAGCGCGCGCACCTTCAACGCCAGGCTGGTCAATCCCGCACCGGGAACTCCCGAGGGACCGTGGCTGCGGACCGGTGACCTGGGCGTCATGTCCAATGGCGAGCTGTTCATCATGGGCCGCATCAAAGACCTGCTCATCGTCGATGGGCGCAACCACTACCCCGACGACATCGAGGCGACGATTCAGGAGATCACCGGCGGCCGCGTCGCGGCCATAGCCGTGCCCGACGACATCACCGAGCAACTGGTGGCGATCATCGAACTGAAGAGACGCGGGGCATCCGCGGAAGACGCCATGCTCAAACTGCGTTCGGTCAAGCGTGAAATCACCTCGGCGATATCGAAGTCGCACAGCCTGCGCGTGGCCGATCTGGTTCTGGTGTCACCGGGCTCGATTCCGATCACCACCAGCGGCAAGATCCGGCGTTCGGCCTGCGTCGAACGTTATCGCAGCGACGGCTTCAAGCGGCTGGACGTGACGGTATGA
- a CDS encoding thioesterase II family protein, with product MDQRYGGAVNWRSTNSKSGEKLTTPALYIFPHAGGTAKDYVAFSKEFSSDVKRIAVQYPGQQDGFGLPPLESIPTLAEEIFAMMKPSAPTANPVAFFGHSMGGMLAFEVALRFQSAGHRVLAFFVSACSAPGHVRYKHLKSYSDNDMLDLIARMTGTNPDFFADEEFRVGVLPTLRAVRAIAGYSCAPETKLSCPIHAYIGDKDWIATQEDMDPWRDRTSEEFSIRAFPGDHFYLNNNLPGLVEDIEDKTLQWLERS from the coding sequence GTGGATCAGCGGTATGGTGGCGCGGTGAACTGGCGCTCGACCAACAGTAAAAGCGGTGAAAAGCTAACCACACCCGCGCTATATATCTTTCCGCACGCCGGTGGAACCGCGAAGGATTACGTCGCGTTCTCCAAAGAGTTTTCCTCCGACGTCAAACGGATAGCCGTCCAGTATCCCGGGCAGCAAGACGGGTTTGGCCTGCCCCCGTTGGAAAGCATTCCGACGCTCGCCGAAGAGATCTTCGCGATGATGAAGCCGTCGGCCCCGACTGCCAATCCGGTCGCTTTCTTCGGCCACAGCATGGGCGGGATGCTCGCCTTCGAAGTCGCGTTGAGATTCCAATCGGCGGGACATCGGGTGCTGGCGTTTTTCGTGTCGGCCTGCTCGGCGCCCGGACATGTTAGATACAAGCATCTCAAGAGTTACTCGGACAACGATATGTTGGACCTGATCGCCCGCATGACTGGCACGAATCCGGATTTCTTTGCCGATGAAGAGTTCCGGGTGGGCGTGTTGCCCACCTTGAGGGCAGTCCGTGCCATTGCCGGCTATTCGTGCGCACCCGAGACAAAGCTGTCCTGCCCAATTCACGCTTACATCGGAGACAAGGATTGGATCGCGACCCAAGAAGACATGGATCCCTGGCGCGACCGAACGAGTGAAGAGTTTTCGATCCGGGCATTTCCCGGCGACCACTTCTATCTCAACAACAATTTGCCAGGGCTTGTCGAAGATATCGAGGATAAAACACTGCAATGGCTTGAACGCTCATAG
- the sepIVA gene encoding cell division protein SepIVA encodes MYRVFEALDELSAIVEEARGVPMTAGCVVPRGDVLELLDDIKDAIPGELDDAQDVLDARDSMLHEAKAHADSMVSSATTESESMLNHARAEADRILSDAKAQADRMVSEARQHSERMVGEAREEAVRIAAAAKREYEASISRAKSECDRLIESGNVSYENAVQEGIKEQQRLVSQNEVVQAASAEATRLIDSAHAESDRLRGECDVYVDTKLAEFEEMLNGTLRSVGRGRHQLRTAAGTHDYATR; translated from the coding sequence GTGTACCGAGTCTTTGAAGCGCTCGACGAGTTGAGCGCAATTGTCGAAGAAGCCCGTGGCGTGCCCATGACGGCGGGCTGTGTCGTGCCTCGCGGTGACGTCCTGGAGCTGCTCGACGACATCAAAGATGCGATTCCTGGTGAACTGGATGACGCGCAGGACGTGTTGGATGCGCGCGATTCCATGCTGCACGAGGCGAAAGCACACGCCGACTCCATGGTGTCCTCGGCAACCACCGAGTCCGAATCGATGCTGAACCATGCCCGCGCGGAGGCCGACCGGATATTGTCCGATGCCAAGGCTCAGGCCGATCGGATGGTCAGTGAGGCGCGTCAACACAGTGAGCGGATGGTCGGGGAAGCGCGCGAGGAGGCCGTTCGCATAGCGGCCGCGGCGAAGCGGGAATACGAAGCGAGTATCAGCCGCGCCAAATCCGAATGCGATCGCCTGATCGAAAGCGGCAACGTCTCATACGAGAACGCGGTACAAGAGGGCATCAAAGAACAACAGCGCCTGGTATCGCAAAACGAGGTCGTGCAAGCCGCCAGCGCAGAAGCCACGCGCCTCATCGATTCGGCGCATGCCGAGTCCGACCGGCTCCGCGGCGAATGCGACGTTTATGTGGACACCAAGCTTGCCGAGTTCGAAGAAATGCTCAACGGCACACTTCGTTCCGTCGGGCGAGGCCGCCACCAGCTGCGCACCGCGGCGGGCACGCACGACTACGCGACGCGTTAG